Below is a window of Senegalia massiliensis DNA.
CGGTCATGAACCTTCTCATGCTGGATTCGTAGGAAAAGGAATGTTAAATGCAGCAGTATCAGGAGAAGTATTTACTTCACCAACTCCAGATCAGGTTTTTGAAGCTATTAAAGCAGTAGATGGAGGAAAAGGAGTTCTATTAATAATCAAAAATTATACAGGAGATATAATGAACTTTGAAATGGCTGAAGAAATGGCTGAACTTGAAGATATTAAAGTAAAACATGTTGTAGTTAATGATGATGTTGCTGTTGAAGATAGCACCTATACATCAGGTAGACGTGGAATAGCTGGAACTATTTTAGTTCATAAAATAGCAGGAGCTGCTGCTGAAGAAGGTATGAGCTTAGAAGATGTTCAAAGAATCGCTCAAAAAGTTATTAAAAATGTTAGATCTATGGGTATGTCATTATCTTCTTGTATTGTTCCTGCTGCAGGAAAGTCAAGTTTCGAATTAGAAGAAGATGAAATGGAAGTAGGGTTAGGTATTCATGGGGAGCCTGGAACTCATAGAGAAAAGATTAAAAAAGCTGATGAAATCACTAAAGAATTATTAGATAAAATACTAGAAGATATTGAAATAAAAAAAGAAGATGAAGTAGCAATATTAGTAAATGGCTTAGGTGCAACTCCTCTTATGGAACTTTATATAATGAATAGACACCTTCATAAATTATTAAATGATAAAAATATTAAAATATATAACACAATAGTTGGTAATTTTATGACTTCATTAGAAATGGCAGGAGCTTCTATCACTATATTAAAACTTGACGATGAATTAAAACAATTACTTGATTCAATTGCTGATACACCAGCCTTTAAAAATATTTGATTATACAGAGGAGAATAACTATGATATCAAATACTTTACTTATAAAAATATTAAATAATATAGCTATTACTATAAAAGAAAATAAAGAATATTTAACTCATCTAGACTCAGTTATAGGGGATTCTGATCATGGATTTAATATGAACAAAGGCTTTAACGAGGTAAGACAAAAATTAGAACCTCTACAAAATAAAGATTGTGGAACTATACTTAAAAATGTTGCTATGACACTTATTTCAAAAGTGGGTGGAGCTTCAGGTCCTCTTTATGGAACTGCTTTTTTAAAAGCATCAGTAGTTATAAAAGATAAATATGAGATTAGTGAAAAAGATTCTATAAAAATGTTTGATGAATCAATTAAAGGAATTATATCAAGAGGTAAAGCTAAACAAGGAGATAAAACAATGTTAGATGCTCTTATCCCAGCATATCAAATTTATAAAGATTCAATAAATAAAGGAAATAGTATTGAAATAGCTATTTCACAAGCTCAAAAAGCAGCATACGAAGGAGTAGAATATACAAAGACAATAAAAGCTACAAAAGGAAGAGCTAGCTATCTAGGAGATAGAAGTATTGGTCATCAAGATCCTGGAGCTACTTCTAGCTATTTGATATTAAAATCTATATCAGATACTTTAAATAACATAAATAAATAAATTTAAATATTTTAAAATCGGGTGATAAAATGATAGGTATTGTAATAGTATCTCATAGCCATAAAATAGCAGATGGTGTTATAGAGCTAAGTAGTCAAATGGCACAATCAAATATAAATATAATACCAGCTGCAGGAACAGATGATGGTAGAATAGGAACTGATGTTATAAAGATTAAAAATGCTATAATTAAAGCAGATACAGGTGAAGGTGTAATAGTTCTAGCTGATATAGGAAGTTCTGTCATGAGTACAGAAATGGCTTTTGAAATGTTAGATGATGAACTTAGACAAAGAGTTTTTATTGCTGATGCTCCTCTCGTTGAAGGTGCTATAGGTGCTGTTGTACAGGTATCTATTGGCGGTGATTTAAATCAAGTGAAAAAAGCTGCAGAAGAGGCAAAAACTATTGTAAAAATAATTAATTAGCAAAAAAAGCTAATTAAAAATCTATTCTATTATTAAGTTTAATATAAAAAAGAATTCGATCTAAAAAGATCGAATTCTTTTTTATATTTCGTTTTTGTTAATTCTATTTATTAAATCTTCTACTTTTCTTCTAATTATTTCTCTAGTTTCTCTAAAGTCTTTTATGGATCCTCCTGATGGGTCTTCCAATCCCCAGTCTTCATTATGACTATTAGGAACATAAGGACACACTACATTACATCCCATAGTAATTAATATATCAATTTTTTGTGGAATGTCCTTTAATAACTTTGGATAGTGACCTTTCATATCTATTCCCACTTCTTCCATTACTGATACTGCTTTAGGCTTAACTTCATGATACTCTTCTGTTCCTGCAGAGTAGATTTCCATTATATCATTACCTAATTTTTTAGCCCAGGCTTCAGCCATTTGAGATCTACATGAATTATGAACACATAAAAATGCAACTTTCTTTTTCATATCATCTAACTCCTTATATATTATCTATCATAAGCAAACCAACTTTTAGTATTATTTGCTATTTTAACAAGTGTAAGCATAACTGGAACCTCAACAAGTACACCTACTACAGTTGCCAGTGTTGCTCCTGATTCTAGTCCAAACAATGAAATTGCTACTGCAACAGCTAATTCAAAAAAGTTAGATGCACCTATCATTCCAGCTGGAGCTGCTATATTATGTGGTAACTTCCAAACTTTCGCCCATAAGTAGGCTATAAAGAAAATTAAAAATGTTTGAATTATAAGTGGTACAGCTATAAGAGCTATATCAATAGGATTATCCACAATTGTTTCACCCTGAAAAGAGAATATTATTATAAGTGTTAATAATAGTCCTATAATTGTGATGTTGCTAAATTTAGGGATATACACTTTTTCAAAATATTCTTGCCCTTTATTTTTAGTTATAATAAATCTTGACAACCAACCTGCTACTAAAGGAATAACTACAAATAATACTACAGATAAAAATAAAGTATTCCAAGGAATTGATATATCTCCTATTCCTAATAAAAATGCAACTATTGGAACAAATGCCATTAATATAATTAAATCATTTGTAGCTACTTGTACCAATGTATATGCAGGATTACCTCTGGTCAAATGACTCCAAACAAATACCATTGCAGTACAAGGTGCTGCTCCTAAAAGTACAGCTCCTGCTAAATATTCTTTTGCTAATTCAGATGATATAAAGTCTTTAAATACTATATTCAGAAAAAAACTTGCTATCAAATACATAGAGAAAGGCTTAATAAGCCAATTAGATATCCATGTAATAATAAGTCCTTTAGGTGTTTCTTTAACTTTTTTAACACTATGAAAGTCAACTTTTAGCATCATTGGATAAATCATTAACCATATAAGTATTGCTACTGGTATAGAGACATTTGCATACTCAAATTTACTTAATAAATTTGGAATTCCAGGTAAATATACCCCTATACCAATTCCTATTGCCATACATAAAGCTACCCAAATTGTAAGATACTTCTCAAAAAAGCTTATGCCCGATTTTAACACTTCTTTCTTTTGCATATTACCTTTCCTTTTCTATATACTTAATTATTTCTTTTGCTTTATTCACTTTTCCACTTGATATAACTTTTTCATCTATAACAAGTGCAGGAGTTTTCATTACTCCATATTTCATAATTTCTTGAACCTCAGTTACTTTTTCAACTTCTGCATCAATCTTTAATTCTTTTACAGCTTCCTTTACATTGTCTACAACCTTATCACATTTTGCACATCCTGAACCTAAAACTTTGATTTTCATTATAAATCACTCCTATTTTTTATTTTATATTAATAAATATCCAAAAATATTAAATAAATAACCTATAATTAATATGCCTATTGTTACTATAACTATAAATAACCCTAAAAGCTTCTTTTTTACAACCTTTGAAAGCATAACCATTGAAGGAAAAGATAAAGCAGTAACACTCATCATAAATGCTAAAGCTGTTCCAAGTCCCACTCCTTTAGCAACTAATGCTTCTGCAATAGGTAAAGTTCCAAATATATCTGCATACATAGGAATTCCTACAAATGATGCAATTATTACAGAATACCAATTTTCTTTTCCAAGTACAGCAGATATGAAACTCTGAGGTATATAATTATGAATAGCAGCTCCTATACCCACTCCAATTAGTATATATAACCATACTTTATTTATTATATCTATAACCTGATTTTTAGAAAATTCAAGTCTTTGTTTTATACTAAGATCTTCTTCCCCATTGTTATGAACAGGATTATTAAATACAAAAGGTTCAACATATTTTTCTAATTTCATTTTACTTATAATTCCGCCGCCAATTACAGCAAGTATTATTCCAACAACAACATAACTAATAGCAATCTGCCAATTAAATATACTAGCAAGTAATATAACTGATGCTAAATCTACAAGTGGAGAAGATATTAAAAATGAAAATGTAACTCCTATAGGAAGTCCCGCACTTGTAAAACCTATAAAAAGTGGTATTGATGAACAAGAACAAAATGGAGTTACAGTTCCTAAAAGTGCTGCTAAAATATTAGCTTTTATGCCATTAAATCTACCTAGTATTCTCCTAGTTCTTTCAGGTGGAAAAAAAGATTGAATATATGAAATCGAAAAAATTAAAATAGATAATAATATAAATATCTTAATTACATCATATATGAAAAAATGTATACTATTACCTAACTTTGTTGATATACTCAAA
It encodes the following:
- the dhaK gene encoding dihydroxyacetone kinase subunit DhaK produces the protein MKKIINNPENVVNEMLEGIVKAHPKYVRRIEGTDVLVRKTSPIKGKVALVSGGGSGHEPSHAGFVGKGMLNAAVSGEVFTSPTPDQVFEAIKAVDGGKGVLLIIKNYTGDIMNFEMAEEMAELEDIKVKHVVVNDDVAVEDSTYTSGRRGIAGTILVHKIAGAAAEEGMSLEDVQRIAQKVIKNVRSMGMSLSSCIVPAAGKSSFELEEDEMEVGLGIHGEPGTHREKIKKADEITKELLDKILEDIEIKKEDEVAILVNGLGATPLMELYIMNRHLHKLLNDKNIKIYNTIVGNFMTSLEMAGASITILKLDDELKQLLDSIADTPAFKNI
- the dhaL gene encoding dihydroxyacetone kinase subunit DhaL — encoded protein: MISNTLLIKILNNIAITIKENKEYLTHLDSVIGDSDHGFNMNKGFNEVRQKLEPLQNKDCGTILKNVAMTLISKVGGASGPLYGTAFLKASVVIKDKYEISEKDSIKMFDESIKGIISRGKAKQGDKTMLDALIPAYQIYKDSINKGNSIEIAISQAQKAAYEGVEYTKTIKATKGRASYLGDRSIGHQDPGATSSYLILKSISDTLNNINK
- the dhaM gene encoding dihydroxyacetone kinase phosphoryl donor subunit DhaM, encoding MIGIVIVSHSHKIADGVIELSSQMAQSNINIIPAAGTDDGRIGTDVIKIKNAIIKADTGEGVIVLADIGSSVMSTEMAFEMLDDELRQRVFIADAPLVEGAIGAVVQVSIGGDLNQVKKAAEEAKTIVKIIN
- a CDS encoding arsenate reductase ArsC — protein: MKKKVAFLCVHNSCRSQMAEAWAKKLGNDIMEIYSAGTEEYHEVKPKAVSVMEEVGIDMKGHYPKLLKDIPQKIDILITMGCNVVCPYVPNSHNEDWGLEDPSGGSIKDFRETREIIRRKVEDLINRINKNEI
- the arsB gene encoding ACR3 family arsenite efflux transporter — encoded protein: MQKKEVLKSGISFFEKYLTIWVALCMAIGIGIGVYLPGIPNLLSKFEYANVSIPVAILIWLMIYPMMLKVDFHSVKKVKETPKGLIITWISNWLIKPFSMYLIASFFLNIVFKDFISSELAKEYLAGAVLLGAAPCTAMVFVWSHLTRGNPAYTLVQVATNDLIILMAFVPIVAFLLGIGDISIPWNTLFLSVVLFVVIPLVAGWLSRFIITKNKGQEYFEKVYIPKFSNITIIGLLLTLIIIFSFQGETIVDNPIDIALIAVPLIIQTFLIFFIAYLWAKVWKLPHNIAAPAGMIGASNFFELAVAVAISLFGLESGATLATVVGVLVEVPVMLTLVKIANNTKSWFAYDR
- a CDS encoding thioredoxin family protein, with product MKIKVLGSGCAKCDKVVDNVKEAVKELKIDAEVEKVTEVQEIMKYGVMKTPALVIDEKVISSGKVNKAKEIIKYIEKER
- a CDS encoding permease, with the protein product MFIFEFINSQLLKMDWLSNLVRIFVEDVFNLSISTKLGNSIHFFIYDVIKIFILLSILIFSISYIQSFFPPERTRRILGRFNGIKANILAALLGTVTPFCSCSSIPLFIGFTSAGLPIGVTFSFLISSPLVDLASVILLASIFNWQIAISYVVVGIILAVIGGGIISKMKLEKYVEPFVFNNPVHNNGEEDLSIKQRLEFSKNQVIDIINKVWLYILIGVGIGAAIHNYIPQSFISAVLGKENWYSVIIASFVGIPMYADIFGTLPIAEALVAKGVGLGTALAFMMSVTALSFPSMVMLSKVVKKKLLGLFIVIVTIGILIIGYLFNIFGYLLI